The sequence ACACGGCCGGTGTCGATCGCGCCGGCCGACGCGGCCTCGAGCAGCGGCGGGCCGGAGGTGAAGGTGGCCCATTCGATCTTGTACGGCGTCCCGTCCAGCTGGCCGGCCGCGGTGAGCAGCGACTTGACGCCGCCCTTCTGGTCGCCGACCTTGAGCGTCACCTTCGCCAGGTCCGCCGCGCTCACCGGCCCCGGCACGGCCGCCTGGTCGGCGCCGGTCGCCGAGCCGCACCCGGCCAGCACCAGCGCGGCCGCGACGGCCGCCATTCCTTTACGCCACAGCATCTTCGGTCACTCCCAGGTCCGCCAGCACCCGGCGGCGGAGGTCGTCGTGGTCATCGGTTTCGCGTGGCCGGTGGGTGGCCACGATCCGGCCGCCGTCGAGCACCAGCACCCGTTCGGCGAGGCGAAGGGCCTCGTCGACGTCGTGGGTCACCAGCAGCACGCCCGGCCCGTGCCGGCGCCAGAGATCCAGCACCAGGCCGTGCATCGCGATGCGGGTCAGCGCGTCGAGGGCGCCGAAGGGTTCGTCGAGCAGCAGCAAGTCGGGTTCGCGCACGAGCGCGCGGGCCAGTGACACGCGCTGTGCCTCACCGCCGGACAGCGTGAGCGGCCAGTCGTCGGCGTGCTCGGCCAGGCGGACCTCGGCAAGCGCTTTCTCTGCCAGCGCGCGGTCGCCGGACTTCAAGCCGAGGACGACGTTGCGCCAGACCTTCCGCCACGGCAGCAGCCGCGGCTGCTGGAACGCGACCGAGACGGTCCCGGTGACGACCGCGCTGCCCTCGAGGTCGCCGTCGAGGCCGGCCAGGACGCGCAGCAGCGTCGACTTGCCGGAGCCGCTGCGGCCCAGCAGGGCGACGAACTCGCCGCGCTCCACGGTCAGGTCGAGTCCACTGAGGACGGTGCGGTCGCCGAACCGCTTCGTGAGGCCGCGGACCTCGGCTACCGGGTTCGCCACCGCAGCACCTTCCGTTCGAGCAGCCGGACCAGCGCGTCGGTGACCAGGCCGAGCAGGGCGTACAGGACCAGGCCGACGACCACGACGTCGGTGCGCAGGAACTCGCGCGCGTTGTTGATGAGGTAGCCGACGCCGGCGTCGGCGTTGACCGTCTCGCCGACGATCAGCGCGAGCCAGGCGATGCCGAGCGACTGCCGCAGCCCGACGAGCCCTTGCGGCAGCGCGCCGGGGATGACGACGTGCCAGAGCCGTTCCGCGCGGCTGAACCCGAGTGCCCGCGAGGCTTCGACGAGGTCGGGGTCGGCGCCGCGGATTCCCGAGTGGACGTTGAGGTAGAGCGGGAAGGCCACGCCGAGCGCGACCAGCACGATCTTCGTTTCCTCGCCGATGCCGAACCACAGGATGAACAGCGGGATCAGGCCGAGGAAGGGCAGCGTGCGCAGCATCTGCACCGGCGGGTCGACCAGCACCTCACCCCAGCGGGACAGCCCCGACACGATGCCGAGCACCGCCCCGACGGCCGCGCCGATCGCGAACCCGGCGCCGACCCGGCCGAGCGAAACCGCGAACGCGGTCCCGAGTTCGCCGCTGCGCGCGACTTCGGCGCCGGCTTGCACGACCGTCCACGGTGAACTGAGCTTGTCGGGCGGCAGGGCGCCGGTGGCGCTCGCGAGCTGCCAGGCGGCCACGAGCACCACCGGGCTGATCCAGCGCCGGAGGTCGAGGCGCCGCGCCTTGCGCGGTGGCCGAGGACCGGCCGGCCGGACGCGCGTGAGCACGCCCGTGGTGGAAATCGACACGGATTTCTCCCGGGGACAGGGGTTTCTTCGCTTGCGTGGCCCCGACCTTCCGGTCCCCGGGAAGCGAAGTCAATCCGCGCCCACTCCGTGAACGCCCCGTGTTTCAGCCCGTGGAACGACTTGGCTCAGCCGCCGAACATGACCTTCCATTCGGCGAGCGACCGCGGCCGGTAGACGAAGTTGCTGCGCTTCACTTCCGACAGCGCGGCCGACGGCTCCGCCGAGTACTGGTGCCCGGGGTAGACGACCGGATCTCCGGCGAGCCCGGCGAGCTGCTGCAGGCTGCGGTAGATCTCTTCGGCGTCGCCGCCGGGGAAATCGGTGCGGCCACAGCCTTCGAGGAACAGGGTGTCCCCGGAGACGAGCTTGCCCTCGACGAGGAAGCACTGGCTGCCCGGCGTGTGCCCGGGCGTGTGCAGCAGGCGGATCGGGATGGCTCCGACTTCGAGGACGTCGTCGTGGTCGTGCGCGCGCAGGTCCGTCCCGGACACCCCGGTGACCCGCTTGACCCACTCGGTCTCGGCCCCGTTGACGTGGATCGGCACCGGTTGGACGGCGAGCAGCTCGGCGATACCGGGCAGCGAGAAGCCGAGCATGTCCCCGCCGACGTGATCGGGGTGGTGGTGCGTCGCCAGCACGCCGGTCAGCCGCATCCCGTCGCCCGCCAGCACATCCAGCAGATCCTGCACGGCGTACGCGGGATCGACGATGACCGCGTCCCCGGTTTCGCGGTCGCCGATCAGGTAGGCGAAGTTCAGCATCTGCGTGGCGACGGAGTCCCCGACGGCGAAGTCGCGGCCGGCGAGCAGCTGCCGGAAGTAGAGCCGATCAGTCATGCCGGACACCCTACGGTCCGGCCGCCGCGCGCCTGCGATGAACAGTGTCAAGCGGGCTTGAGCAGCCCCATCCGATCCGCCATGCCGCGCACCTCACGGGCCACACCTTCCCGGCGCGTGCGAGCGAGCATGGTCGAGATGATCTCTCTCACGAAGGGATTGCTCCGGGTGCGGATGTGCCCGAGCTTCTCCGCACGGATGAGCAGCGACACCACCTCTTCGTCCGGCCTGCGGATGCCGTACAGCGCACGTGCGTGCTCGATCAGGAACGTCGTCCGGCGCGAGTCGATGGCCAGTTCCGCCGGATCGAGGGTCTCGGCGAGCCGAGCGGCTTCGGCGTGATCCCCGCGCTCCAGTGCGGACGAGATGCGCCAGAGGACGACATTGGCCGGACTGAACAGCAGGAAGTTCCTGTTCCCGTGCGCCACGTGCTCAGCCAGGCCGGCCGCTTCGTCGAGGGCCGCGGTCGCGTCCCCGCCCAGCACCGACTCGGTGTAGCCCGTGGTCAAAGTGAGCGCCCCGCGCACGTCGTAGGCATCGGCCGGGATGTCGTCGAGAGCCCGTTCGGCGAGCTTCGCCGCACGTTTGTGCGCGCCGAGTCCCGACAAGGCTTGCGTACGCGCGAACTCGGCGAGACCGACCCAGCCGGGCTCTCCCAGCCGCTGAGCAGCTTCGTGCCCGCGTTCCGCGGCGATCCAGGCCAGCTCGAAAGCGCCGAGCCCCTTCGTGAGAAGAGCGGTGGTGTGGGTCGCCGTGACCAGCGAACGCAAGGCTTCGGGTTTTTCAGCGTGGGTGTGAAGTGCCACCAGCAGATCAGGAAGCCGAGCCCCTACCTCGGCGTCCTGATTCGCCTGCCGGAGCGCGGCGAGCAACTGTGTCTCCGCCAGAAGGACGGCGAGCTCACCGACCGGGGGTTCGGTGCCGTCGAGGTCCGTGCTCAGCAGCGCGTCGCGGATCGCCGGGATGGCGGTGCCGGCCTGCGGATCACGGATCTCCAGACCATCGCCGGTGATGTCGTACAAGCTGACGCGCAGCGCCCCGGCGATCGCCACGAGGGTCGAGCGCTTGTCGATGGCCGAGCGTTCGTTCTCGATCTTGGACAGGTACCCCTTCGACAAGCCGGACAGCCCGGCCAGCTGTTCGAGCGACATACCTCGCCAGCGCCGGAACCGTCGAATGGTGACGCCGATCGAGTCCATACCGGCATGCTACCCACCCAGGTTTCCTCCGAGGAAACGTTTGTGAACGGCGCGTTTGTAGATTCTCTGACCATGCGTGATCAACTGCTGACTCCACAGCCCGTCCAGGGCGCCCACCAGGACGCGGTGATCTACATCGACCCGGAGGCCATCCATCCGGTCGTCGACGGGAAGTGGCACCGGACTCGGCTGACCGGCATCCCGCAGGCCGGCCAGCGCGTCACGATGCTGTGCGGGGTCACCGCGTCGGCTGCGTTCCGGCCGCTCGGCCAACGCCGGGATCACGGCGTGCCGACGGCCTGCCCGCCCTGCGATTCGCTGTATCGGCGGGAACGCGGCATCCCGCAGCAGCACACCCGGCAAAGCCGCTAGGCACCTTGAGGTCCGCCCGCACCCGGCGCGGCCGCCGCGGTCAGCGCGGCCAGCACGGCGGCGACGGCGGGCGGGTCCGGCGGGTCTCCGTAGGTGGCGGCGTGGATGCGGCGGTGGACGCCCGGCAGTTCGGTCGTGTGGATGTCCGGGCGGCGGTGGGCCGCCAGCGCGAGGCCCGGCAGCGTGGCGACGCCGAGGCCCGCCGCGACCAGGGACTGGACCACCACCATGTCGTCGCTGAAGGCAGCGATGCGCGGGCTGAAGCCCGCCTGGCCGCACACCACGTCCAGTTCCGCCCGGCAGCGGTCGCAGCCGCCGATCCAGGCGGAATCGCGGTGGGCGGCCGGCTCGTCGGCCGGATGGCGGCTGATGAGGTGGATCGGGTCGTCGGCGAGGTGGCGGAACCGGACGCCTTCCTCCTCGAGGCGGGCGCCGGCGTGCTGGAAGACCACTGCGACGTCGATGTCGCCGCGGCGCAGCAGGTCCAGCGCTTCCACCGGGTGCTGGTCGACCAGGCTCAGTTCCAACCCCGGGTGGTCGTGCGCCAGTGCGGCGGCCGCCTTCGGGACGAGGGTGCTCAGCACGGACGCGTTGGCCGCCAGCCGGACGCGGCCGGCGCGCAGGCCGACCTGGGCGGCCAGCTCGGTGGCCGCCGCGTCGGCGCGGCCGACGATCTCGGCCGCGCGGCCGGCCAACAGCCGCCCTTCCGGGGTCAGGCGGATGCCGCGGCCGGCGCGCTGGACGAGCTTGGCGCCGGTCGCCGCCTCCAACCGGGACAGGTGGTGGCTCACCGACGGCTGCGAATAGTGCAGCTCGCGGGCTGCGGCGGTCACCGAGCCGTGGCGAGCCACCGCGGCCAGGACCTTGAGCTGGACCAGGCTGAGCATTCATCGACGATATCAATGCTTCGTCGGCCGGATTGGCATTGGACGTCATGTCCCCGCCCGGGCCATCCTGGGTGCCGACCCCGAGGAAGGCACGACGATGACGGTCACCTGCGACCTCACGATCACGCTCGACGGCTACGCGGCCGGGCACCACCAGACCGAGCAGCGCCCGTTCGGCGACGACGGCGGCGACGGCTGGGGCGACCGGTTGCACGCCTGGTACGGCGAAGGCCACGACGAGCACCCCGCCGAGTTCGACCACATGATGACGGCGAAGGCGTTCATCATGGGGCGCAACATGTTCGGCCCGGTGCGCGGCGAGTGGGACCGGCCCTACCACGGGCCGGTGTTCGTGCTGACCCACCACCCGCGCGAACCGCAGCCGATGGCCGGCGGCACCACGCTCCACTTCGTCACCGACGGCATCGAGGCCGCGATGGATCGCGCGCGCGAAGCCGCCGGGGACGGCGGCATCTCCGTCCACGGCGGCGCGACGACCGTCAACCAGTACCTCGCCGCGGGCCTGATCGACGAGCTGCGGCTGCACATCTCACCGTTCACGCTCGGCGCCGGCGTCCGGCTGTTCGACGGCGTACCCCCGCTGAACCTCGAGCAGATCGACGGGCGCTCGACGCCGTCGGTCACGCACCTGCGGTATCGCGTGCTCCGCTGAAATTCCCGGTGGTGAGCACGAGCCGGCCGAAGACCTCGCCCACGTCCAGCTTCCGGTGCGCCGCCTCGGCCCGTTCCAGTGGCAGCACCTCGTGCACGACCGCCCGCAGGCCGCCGGCGAAGAGATCGGCGGTGACGGCGGACCGGTCGGCCATCGGCACGGTGTCCGCGCTGAACGTCGCGAAGGACAACGACTTCCGGAAGTCCGCGAGCAGCTCCTTCCCGAAGTCGGCGGGCGGGTAGCCGCCCATCACGCCGACGGCCACCAGGCGCCCGTTGGGGTTGAGCTTGCCGAAGAACGACGGGAGGTCCGGGCCGGCCACGATGTCGAAGATGACGTCGAAGCCCCCGGCTCCCCCGCCGTCGCGGCCGAGCACCTCGGTCGCGCCCAGTTCCCGCAGGCGCTCGCCGCGCTCGGGCGACGACGTCGTCACCGCGATCCTCCCGGCGCCGCCGCGGGCCGCCAGCTGGACCGCCATGATGCCGATGCCGCCGGCCGCGCCGCGCACCAGCACCGACTCGCCCGGGGCGAAGTGCGCGTGGCGCAGTCCGAAGTGGGCGACCATGCCCGAGCTGCCGAGCGTCACGGCGTCGACGGGCGAGACGGCGGGCGGGAGCGGGACGAGCGTCTCCACGGAAGCGACCGCCTGCTCGGCGTAACCGCCGCCGACGCCGGTGAAGGCCCAGACCCGCCGGCCCAGCCAGGCCGGGTCGACGCCGTCGCCGACCGCGGCCACCGTGCCGGCGATCTCGCCGCCGAGGACGTGACCGGCCTGGAACCCGTGGTCCCCGAGCGCACCGCTGCGGATCACGACGTCGACGCCGCCGACGCCGATCGCTTCGGTGCTGATCAGCACCTGCCCGCCGGCCGGGCTCGGGACCGCGAGGTCGACGACGGCCAGCCCTTCGGGACCGCCGAATTCCTGCACCGCGACTGCTTTCACTGTCTTCTCCGTCGTTCCGGAATGGATGGTCGACCGCGGACGCTAACGGACGCCCCCGTCCGGTTGGCTAAAGTGAGGGAGTGACCGAGGTTTTGTCTCACGTCCTGCGCTCCGACGCCCGGGACAACCGCGAACGCATCCTCGAAGCGGCCCGCGCGGTGTTCGCGGTCGACGGCCTGGCGGTGCCGATGCGCGAGATCGCCCGCCGGGCCGACGTCGGCCCGGCGACCCTGTACCGCCACTTCCCGACGAAGGAAGCGCTGGCCACCGAGGCGTTCGCCGACCAGATGCGCGCGTGCTACACGCTCGTCGACGAGGGCCTCGGCGACCCCGATCCGTGGCGCGGGTTCACCACGGTGCTCGAGCAGCTGTGCAAGCTGCACGCCCGCGACCGGGGCTTCACCGCGGCGTTCATGGCCGAGTTCCCGCACGCCCTGGACTTCGCGGGGGACCGCGAACGCGCGGTGAAGTCGCTCGGGGAGCTGACCCGCCGGGCCAGGGACGCCGGTCACCTGCGCCCCGACGTCGAACTGGCCGACGTGATCCTGGTGCTCATGGCGAACGGCGGCATCCAGGCCGCGTCACCGGCGGCGCGCGTCGCGGCTTCACGGCGCTTCGCCGCTCTCGCGATCCGGGGCCTGCGGGCCTGACGCCCACTGGTGGCCGCTCCCCCGGTGCAGGGCGGCGTACACGCGGTCTCGCAGGACGTTGGCCTCATGGTCGGACAAGGTGGCGCCCAGCGGGCGGAGCACCAGGCGGACCAGGAGGTTCCGCTGCCCGCGGTGGGCCCCGAGCCGGGCGAGCGCGGCCGGCGGCAGGTCCGCGCACGGCGTCTCCTGGCGGATCTCGACCGACTCGACGACGTCGGCTTCGTCGCCGAGGGCGTCCCGGACCCGGTCGCCGAGGTCTTCGGCCCGGTCGCCCGCGTCGACCGCGATCGACAGGTCACGGCGTACCGGCGGCAGCGCCGACACCGGCCGGTAGGGCGCGAGGTCGGTCAGCTGCGCGGCGACGGCCGGCTCGGCCGACCGCAGGAGCCGGATGTCGGGGATGCCCTTGCGCAGCATCACCATCCGGTCGAGCCCCATGCCGAGCGCGAGCCCGGACCATTCGGAGCCGAGGCCGGCACGCGCCAGCACGGCGGGGTGCGCGAGCCCGCACTCGGCGACCTCCACCCAGCGGCCGTCTTGCTCGACGTCGAGCTGCGCACCGTCCACTGTGTACGGATGACGCCGGGGCTCGAGCCGCCACTTCAGGCCCGGCACGAGCGCGGCGACCATGTCCTCGAGGTCGGCGCGGCCGGTGGGGTGGCGGGTGATCCGCCACAGGTCGAGCTGGTGGGGCGTGCCGGTGTGCAGCCGGTCGATGCTGTCCCGCCGGTAGACGATCCCGGGGCAGACGAGCAGGACGTCGTCGGCCGGGCAGGCGGCGAGGGCCCGCAGCGCGGCGGGGACCATGGCGGTGGAATGGCTGCGCAGGACGTGGCCGTCGTCGACGTACCGGGTGTAGCGGGCATCGCGGGTGACGTCGGCGGGGTCGTAACCGAGGTTGTCGTAGTTGTCGGCGATGGTGACGATCCGATCGCCGGGCCAAAGACGGATGCCGGTCGGCCAGAGGCTGCTCAGTGCCTCGACGGCCTGGGCGACGACGAGTTGTACGGCGTGCGCCCCGGCCCGCGCGTCGGTGAGATCGCGGACGGCGAGATCACGGATGAGCTGGGCGGGGGTGAGTGGTTCGGGCATGACGGGACCTCCGGGATGAGCGGGCTGGTGAGGGAAATGGCTCCCCCTGGCCCGGCACCCGGCGAGGTCAGTGCGTCCGCTGTTTCGCGCCCGTCAGCCGACGGTGGGCGTGGCACCGGAACCCCGCCGGCACGAGGGCCAGGGGGCCGGTAAATCGGCGGTACTCCGCGACGACGGCCACACATCCAGGCTAGTGGCAACGTCACGTCGTTTTCTCTTCCCTCACTCGCCCACCTCCCCGTCGGCCAGCTCCCGCAGCACATCCAGGTGCCCCACGTGCCGCGCCGTCTCCTGCACCACGTGCGCCACCACCCAGCGCACCGTGAACTCCCCCCTCCTCCGGGTCCGGTCATCCGGCCCCAGCCGCCGCAACGCCTTCTCCGCCCGCCCCCACTCCGCCCGGTACGCGGCCACCACCGACTCCGGCGTGTCGGATTCCGCCAGGTCCCAGCTCGGGTCCGGCGTCCCCGCCCACAGCGACGGCAGGTCCGCCCCACCCGCCTCGATGCACAGCCACCAGCGCTCCACCGCCGTCAGGTGCTTCACCACCCCCAGCGCGCTCATCCGTGGCGAAGTCGGCAACGGGGTCGCCGCCGCCTGGTCCGTCGTCAGGCCCGCCAGCTTGTTCACCGCCGTCGCGCGCAGGAACTGCAGGAAGTCCAGCTGGAGGCGCAGTTCGTCGGCCGCGAGCCTCGCGGGCCAGCGGCGGTGCGTCTTCGAACTCGTGTTCGACATGACCGCAACGTACCCCACAGGTCCGACAAAATAGAGTGATCGCCATGTGGTGGGGACTGCTTTGCGCTCTGGGCGCGGCGATCGCGTACGGCGTGGCTTCGGTGATGCAGGCGGTCGCCGCGCGGGCGACCGACACCGGGGCCGACGGCGTCGATCCGAAACTGCTCGTGCGCGTGCTCGGCCAGTGGAAGTTCGTCCTCGGCCTGGCGCTGGACGTCCTGGGGTTCGTCGCGCAGATCGCCGCCCTGCACGTCCTGCCGCTGTTCGTCGTGCAGGCCGCGCTCGCCGCGAGCCTCGCCGTCACGGCCGTCGCCGCGCGGTTCCTCGGGGTGCGGCTCGGGCGGCGGGAATGGGCGGCCGTGGCCGTCGTCTGCGCCGGGCTCGCGCTGCTCGGGGCGGCCGCCGAAAGCGAAGGGTCCGATCCGGTCGGGCTCGGGTTCCGGCTGGGGCTGATCGGCGCGGTCGTCGTGCTGGCCGGGGCCGGGATCGCCGCGGGGAAGGCGAACCGGCGGGTGCGGACGCCGGCGCTCGGGCTGGTCGCCGGACTGAGCTTCGGGGTCGTCGCCATCGCCGGGCGGATCATCCCGAGCCTCGCGCCGCTCGACCTGCTCACCGACCCCGCGACCTACACCGTCGCGGTCGCGGGCGGGATGGCGATGCTGTTCTACGCGACGGCGCTGCAACGCGGGAGCGTCACCACGTCCACCGCGATGATGGTGCTCGGCGAGACCGTCTTCCCGTCGCTGATCGGCGTGTTCGCGCTCGGCGACCGCACGCGGCCGGGGTTCGCGGTCGTCGCCGTCGCCGGGTTCGTGCTCGCCGTGGCCGCCGCGCTCGCGCTGGCGCGGTTCGGGGAACCGGCCACCGAGCCGCGGACTGAGACGAAGCCGACCGTTTTCCCGTAACTCTTTTACTTAGACTAGCCTTACCTATCCACGACGCGGACAGGGAGGCGCGGGTGAGCACGACGGGACGAGAAGTCCTCCGCCGGTCGATCGCCGGGCAACGACGATCGGTGACCCTCGCGGCGCTGCTGACGGCGTGCCACCAGGGCGGCGAAGCGCTGGTGCCGGTGGTGATCGGCGTGGTGATCGACCAGGCCATCGCCGACGGTTCGGTCAGCACGCTCCTGCTCTGGCTCGCGGTGCTGGGTGTCCTCTTCGCCGCGCTGTCGACCAGCTACCGCCTGGGCGCGCGCTTAGGCGAACGCGCCGCGGAGCGCGCGGCCCACGAACTCCGCCTCGACGTCGGACGCCGGGTGCTGCACCCGGGCGGGGTCGCGGACTCCGGTGCGCTGGCCGGGGAGCTGGTGAGCATCGGGACGTCGGACGCGAAGCGGGTCGGCACGGTCAACGGCGTCCTGCCGTTCGCCGCCGCCGGGCTGGCCGGGCTGCTGGTCAGCGCCGTCGCGCTGCTCACCATGTCGCTGCCGCTCGGCCTGCTAGTGCTGCTCGGCACGCCGCCGATGCTGTACCTGGCCCACCTGATCGGCAAGCCCCTGGAGCGCCGCAGCGAGGCCGAGCAGGAGCGCTCCGCCTTCGCGTCCGGCATCGCCACCGACCTCGTCGCCGGGCTGCGCGTGCTCAAGGGCGTCGGCGCCGAAAGCGCCGCCGTCGACCGCTACCGCCGCACCAGCCAGGACTCGCTCAACGCGACCCTGCGCGCCGCTCGCGCCCAGGCTTGGCACAACGGCGCGCTGCTCGCGCTCACCGGTGTCTTCATCGCCGTGGTCGCGCTCGTCGGCGGCAACCTCGCCGCCGCGGGCGACATCAGCGTCGGCGACCTGGTCGCCGCGGTCGGGCTCGCGCAGTACCTGATCACGCCGTTCACGATCTTCTCGTGGGTCAACGGCGAACTCGCGCAGGGCCGGGCGTCGGCCGCGCGCATCGCCGACGTGCTCAACGCGCCGCCCGCCGTCGGTGCCGGCGACGCCACGCTGCCGGTCCCGGCCGCCGGGCACGTCAAGCTGGCCGCGCTGAACCGCGGCGCGCTGCGGGACGTCGGCTTCGAGGCCCGGCCCGGTGAGCTGCTGGGCGTGGTCGCCACCGACCCGGCCGCCGCGACGGACCTGCTCGACTGCCTCGGCCGCGCCGCCGACCCGGCGAGCGGCTCGGTGTCGGTCGACTCGGTCGACCTGTCCACTGTGGACCCGAGCCGGGTGCGGGAGGTGGTGCTGGTCGCCGCGCACGACGCCGACCTGTTCGCCGGCACCGTCGCCGAGAACGTCGAAACCGGGCCCAGGACCGCCGAAGCGATGACCGCGGCCGCCGTCGACGAGGTGGCCAGCGCGCTGCCCGACGGCGTCGCGACCGCCGTCACCGAACGCGGGCGGTCGCTGTCGGGCGGGCAGCGCCAGCGGGTCGCCCTCGCCCGCGCGCTCGCCGCGGACGCGCCGGTGCTGGTGCTGCACGACCCGACGACCGCGGTCGACACCGTCACCGAGGCGCGGATCGCCGCGGGACTGGCGGAGCTGCGGCGCGGCCGCACGACCATCCTCGTGACCACCAGCCCGGCGCTGCTCGCCGCGACCGACCGAGTCGTCCTGCTCGACGACGGGCGCGTGACGGGCGAAGGCAGCCACGCCGACCTGGCGGGCCGGGCCGACTACCGGGCGGCGGTGCTGTCATGACCCGTGAACTCCTCCCCGTGGCCGACGGCCGCCGGATCCGCGCCGTCGTCGGCGAGCTGCTCGGCCGGGCCAAGGGCCGCACGACCGCGGCGGCCACGATGCTCGTCGCGGCGACCGCGATCGGCCTGCTCACCGCTCCCCTGCTCGGCCGCGTCGTCGACCTGGTCGCGACGCACCACCCGGCCGCCGACCTCGTCACGCCGGTCGTCGGCCTGGTGCTGGTCGCGCTGGCCCAGGCGGTCGCGACCGCCATCGGCGTGTCGCTGGTGGCGCGCCTCGGCGAAACGATCCTCGCCGAGCTGCGCGAGCGTTTCGTCGAACGGGCCCTCGGGCTGCCGCTCGAACAGCTCGAACGGGCCGGCTCCGGCGATCTCACCGCCCGAGTGACCAACGACGTCTCCGTCGTCGCGGAAGGCGTCCGGCAGGCGCTGCCCGAGCTGGGCCGGTCGGTGCTGACCGTCGTCCTGACGCTGGGCGCGCTGGCCGTGCTCGACTGGCGGTTCCTGCTGGCCGCGCTGGTGGCCGTGCCGGTCCAGCTGTGGACCGTGCGCTGGTACGTGCCGCGCGCGAAGCCGCTGTACGCCAGCCAACGCGAGGCCGTCGGCGCGCAACAGCAGCAGCTCCTGGACACCATCGGCGGCGCGAAAACGGTCCGCGCGTTCCGGCTCGCCGATGCGCACCTCGAGCGGGTGCGGCAGCGCTCGAACGGCGCCGTCGAGCTGGCGCTGCGCGGGATCCGGCTGGTGACGCGGTTCTACGCGCGGCTCAACCTCGCCGAGTTCCTCGGGCTGTCGGCCGTGCTGGCGATGGGATTCCTGCTCGTCGGGGCGGACGCGGTGTCGGTCGGCGTGGCGACGGCGGCGGCGCTGTACTTCCACAGCCTGTTCGGGCCGATCACGACCGCGCTCGCGCTGGTCGACGACGCGCAGGCGGCCGCGGCGAGCCTGGCGCGGCTGATCGGCGTCGCCGACCTCCCCGCGGAGGCGTCCCCCGCGCGCCCGGCCCGGCCGGTCGACGCGTCGGTCAAGACGGCGGGCATCGGGTAC is a genomic window of Amycolatopsis lexingtonensis containing:
- a CDS encoding ABC transporter ATP-binding protein; amino-acid sequence: MANPVAEVRGLTKRFGDRTVLSGLDLTVERGEFVALLGRSGSGKSTLLRVLAGLDGDLEGSAVVTGTVSVAFQQPRLLPWRKVWRNVVLGLKSGDRALAEKALAEVRLAEHADDWPLTLSGGEAQRVSLARALVREPDLLLLDEPFGALDALTRIAMHGLVLDLWRRHGPGVLLVTHDVDEALRLAERVLVLDGGRIVATHRPRETDDHDDLRRRVLADLGVTEDAVA
- a CDS encoding ABC transporter permease gives rise to the protein MSISTTGVLTRVRPAGPRPPRKARRLDLRRWISPVVLVAAWQLASATGALPPDKLSSPWTVVQAGAEVARSGELGTAFAVSLGRVGAGFAIGAAVGAVLGIVSGLSRWGEVLVDPPVQMLRTLPFLGLIPLFILWFGIGEETKIVLVALGVAFPLYLNVHSGIRGADPDLVEASRALGFSRAERLWHVVIPGALPQGLVGLRQSLGIAWLALIVGETVNADAGVGYLINNAREFLRTDVVVVGLVLYALLGLVTDALVRLLERKVLRWRTR
- a CDS encoding MBL fold metallo-hydrolase, which produces MTDRLYFRQLLAGRDFAVGDSVATQMLNFAYLIGDRETGDAVIVDPAYAVQDLLDVLAGDGMRLTGVLATHHHPDHVGGDMLGFSLPGIAELLAVQPVPIHVNGAETEWVKRVTGVSGTDLRAHDHDDVLEVGAIPIRLLHTPGHTPGSQCFLVEGKLVSGDTLFLEGCGRTDFPGGDAEEIYRSLQQLAGLAGDPVVYPGHQYSAEPSAALSEVKRSNFVYRPRSLAEWKVMFGG
- a CDS encoding helix-turn-helix domain-containing protein, with the translated sequence MDSIGVTIRRFRRWRGMSLEQLAGLSGLSKGYLSKIENERSAIDKRSTLVAIAGALRVSLYDITGDGLEIRDPQAGTAIPAIRDALLSTDLDGTEPPVGELAVLLAETQLLAALRQANQDAEVGARLPDLLVALHTHAEKPEALRSLVTATHTTALLTKGLGAFELAWIAAERGHEAAQRLGEPGWVGLAEFARTQALSGLGAHKRAAKLAERALDDIPADAYDVRGALTLTTGYTESVLGGDATAALDEAAGLAEHVAHGNRNFLLFSPANVVLWRISSALERGDHAEAARLAETLDPAELAIDSRRTTFLIEHARALYGIRRPDEEVVSLLIRAEKLGHIRTRSNPFVREIISTMLARTRREGVAREVRGMADRMGLLKPA
- a CDS encoding LysR family transcriptional regulator, whose protein sequence is MLSLVQLKVLAAVARHGSVTAAARELHYSQPSVSHHLSRLEAATGAKLVQRAGRGIRLTPEGRLLAGRAAEIVGRADAAATELAAQVGLRAGRVRLAANASVLSTLVPKAAAALAHDHPGLELSLVDQHPVEALDLLRRGDIDVAVVFQHAGARLEEEGVRFRHLADDPIHLISRHPADEPAAHRDSAWIGGCDRCRAELDVVCGQAGFSPRIAAFSDDMVVVQSLVAAGLGVATLPGLALAAHRRPDIHTTELPGVHRRIHAATYGDPPDPPAVAAVLAALTAAAAPGAGGPQGA
- a CDS encoding dihydrofolate reductase family protein, with the translated sequence MTVTCDLTITLDGYAAGHHQTEQRPFGDDGGDGWGDRLHAWYGEGHDEHPAEFDHMMTAKAFIMGRNMFGPVRGEWDRPYHGPVFVLTHHPREPQPMAGGTTLHFVTDGIEAAMDRAREAAGDGGISVHGGATTVNQYLAAGLIDELRLHISPFTLGAGVRLFDGVPPLNLEQIDGRSTPSVTHLRYRVLR
- a CDS encoding zinc-binding dehydrogenase produces the protein MKAVAVQEFGGPEGLAVVDLAVPSPAGGQVLISTEAIGVGGVDVVIRSGALGDHGFQAGHVLGGEIAGTVAAVGDGVDPAWLGRRVWAFTGVGGGYAEQAVASVETLVPLPPAVSPVDAVTLGSSGMVAHFGLRHAHFAPGESVLVRGAAGGIGIMAVQLAARGGAGRIAVTTSSPERGERLRELGATEVLGRDGGGAGGFDVIFDIVAGPDLPSFFGKLNPNGRLVAVGVMGGYPPADFGKELLADFRKSLSFATFSADTVPMADRSAVTADLFAGGLRAVVHEVLPLERAEAAHRKLDVGEVFGRLVLTTGNFSGARDTAGA
- a CDS encoding TetR/AcrR family transcriptional regulator — protein: MTEVLSHVLRSDARDNRERILEAARAVFAVDGLAVPMREIARRADVGPATLYRHFPTKEALATEAFADQMRACYTLVDEGLGDPDPWRGFTTVLEQLCKLHARDRGFTAAFMAEFPHALDFAGDRERAVKSLGELTRRARDAGHLRPDVELADVILVLMANGGIQAASPAARVAASRRFAALAIRGLRA
- a CDS encoding DinB family protein gives rise to the protein MSNTSSKTHRRWPARLAADELRLQLDFLQFLRATAVNKLAGLTTDQAAATPLPTSPRMSALGVVKHLTAVERWWLCIEAGGADLPSLWAGTPDPSWDLAESDTPESVVAAYRAEWGRAEKALRRLGPDDRTRRRGEFTVRWVVAHVVQETARHVGHLDVLRELADGEVGE